TGGGCGCAGCGGCACCCCGCTCCGCCGGGCTGCGCACCCACCCAACCCCAGCAACTACGCCGAGCACGGAATCGACCAACCTCACCCCGCCCCGCATAGCCACCCTCACCTCCCTCCTGGCCCTAGTGGTCGCCGTCCTCGTCTTCGACCTCGACGCCGGCCTCACCGCCATCACCCTCGCCGTCATCCTCAGCACCACCTGGCCGGAAGACAGCCGCAAGGCCGTAGGCGAAATCGCCTGGCCGACCGTCCTCCTCATCTGCGGCGTCCTCACCTACGTCGGCGTCCTCGACGAGATGGGCACCATCACCTGGGCGGGCGAGGGCGTAGGCAACATCGGAGTGCCCCTGCTCGCCGCGGTCCTGCTCTGCTACATCGGCGCACTCGTCTCGGCCTTCGCCTCCTCCGTGGGCATCATGGGCGCCCTGATCCCCCTGGCCGTGCCGTTCCTGGAACGGGGCGAGATCGGCGCGGTCGGCATGGTCGCCGCACTCGCCGTGTCGGCGACCGTCGTGGACGTGAGCCCGTTCTCCACGAACGGCGCACTGGTCCTGGCCGCCGCCCCGGACGTGGACCGCGAGCGTTTCTTCCGGCAGCTGATGGTGTACGGAGGGATCGTGGTGGCGGTCGTACCGGCGGCGGCGTGGCTCGTGATGGTCGTGCCCGGATGGGGATAGACAGCCCTGCCGCCCACGGACAACCGCAGGCAACAGCTAAGGAGATGTGACGCGTGACCCCCCTCTTCCCGGCCCTGACCGAAGCCCCGGCCGACCGCCCCGCCCTCCGCTTCGGCGAGCGCTCCCTGACCTACGCGCAGCTCGCCGCCGCGGCCGGCGCACTCACGGGCCGCATCGGCGAGGCCACGCGGGTCGCCGTCTGGGCGACGCCCACCATGGAGACCGCCGTCGCCGTCGTCGCCGCGCTGCTGGCCGGCGTGCCCGCCGTGCCGCTCAACCCGAAGTCGGGCGAGAAGGAGCTCGGGCACATCCTCTCCGACAGCGCGCCCGACCTGGTGCTGACGGCCCCGGACGACCAACTCCCCGCCCCCGTACGGGACCTGCCCCGCCTGGACGTCGACGTGCACGGCACCGGCCCGGTCCCCGAGGACCACGCGGACGACGAGGACCCGGCGCTGATCGTCTACACCTCCGGCACCACCGGCCCGCCCAAGGGCGCGGTCATCCCGCGCCGGGCGATCGCCTCGACCCTGGACGCGCTGGCCGACGCGTGGCAGTGGACCGGCGACGACGTACTCGTCCACGGACTGCCGCTGTTCCATGTGCACGGCCTGGTCCTGGGCACCCTCGGCCCGCTGCGGCGCGGCGGCTCGGTGCGGCACCTGGGCCGTTTCACGACGCAGGGCGTCGCCCGGGAGCTGAACGCCGGGGCGACCATGCTGTTCGGCGTGCCGACGATGTACCACCGGATCGCGGAGGCGGTGACCGGCGACCCGGAGCTGGTGAAGGCGCTGACCGGGGCGCGGCTGCTGGTGTCCGGTTCCGCCGCGCTGCCCGTGCACGACCACGGCAGGATCGCGACGGCGACCGGGCGGCGGGTGATCGAGCGGTACGGCATGACGGAGACGCTGATGAACACCAGCGTCCGGGCCGACGGCGAGGCCCGCCCGGGCACGGTCGGTGTGCCGCTGCCGGGCGTGGAGCTGCGGCTCGTCGAGGAGGACGGCTCGGAGGTCACGGCGTCGGACGGTGAGACCGTCGGCGAGATCCAGGTGCGCGGCCCGAACCTGTTCACCGAGTACCTCAACCGGCCCGACGCGACCGCCGCCGCCTTCACCGCCGACGGCTGGTTCCGCACCGGCGACATGGCGGTGCGCGATCCCGACGGCTATGTCCGGATCGTCGGCCGCAAGGCCACCGACCTGATCAAGAGCGGTGGTTACAAGATCGGGGCGGGTGAGATCGAGAACGCGCTCCTGGAACACCCGGGGGTGCGGGAGGCCGCCGTCACCGGGGAGCCGGACCCCGACCTCGGCGAGCGGATCGTGGCGTGGATCGTCCCGGCGGAGCCCCAGTCACCGCCGTCGCTGGAGGAGTTGGCGGATCACGTGGCCAGGCGTCTCGCCCCGCACAAGCGCCCGCGGGTCGTCCACCACCTCGACGCCCTGCCCCGCAACGACATGGGGAAGATCATGAAGCGGGCGCTGCCCCATGGCTGAGCGTCTCTCCGCGACCGCGCGCCTCAGTGCCCGCGCGGTCGTCGACGCCCTCGCCGACGACTCCACCTTCACCGAACTGCCCGTCCCCATAAGGGAGTCCCAGCCGGACGGCCCGCTCGCCTGGCCCGGCTACGACGCCGCCCGCGCCCGTGCCGCCGAACGCACCGGCGAGCAGGAGTCGGTGGTCTGCGGCGCCGCCCGCGTCGGCGGCACCCGGGCCGTGCTGATCGCGTTCGAGTTCGGCTTCCTCGGCGGTTCCCTGGGGGAGCGCACCGGCGACCGGCTGGAGGCGGTGTACACCTACGCCCGTGAACACCGCCTCCCGGTCGTGCCGCTGGTCGCCACCGGTGGCAGCCGGATGCAGGAGGGCATGCTCGCCCTGAGCCAACTCCAGCGCGTGGCCCGCGAGTCGGCGCTCACCGGGGAGGCGGGGCTCGCGCAGATCGCCGTGTTGCGTGATCCGACCACCGGGGGCGGCTGGGCCACCCTGGGCGCGGGCGCCGACGTGGTCCTCGCGCTGCCCGGGGCCCAGGTCGGCTTCGCCGGCTCCCGGGTACGCCCGGCGGACGCGGATCCGGCGGCGTACACGGCCGAGGCGCAGGTCGTGGCGGGGGCGGCGGACGCGGTCGTACGGCCACAGGAGCTGCGGGAGACGCTGGGCCGGTGGCTGCGGCTGCTGACGTGCTCGTCCACCACGCCGGCGCCGCCGCCCGAACCGCTCGGCGCCGACGCGGGCCTGCCCGCCACCGGCTGGGACGCCGTCCGGCGCGCCCGCTCACCCCGACGCCCGCGCGCCGCCGCCTACTTGGACGCCTACTTCTCCGACCGGGCCGCGATCAGCGGCGACCGCTGCGGCGGCACGGACCCGGACGGCATGCTGTGCGGCTTCGGCACGCACGAGGGCCGTACGGTCGCGTACGCCGCGCAGACCGGGACCGCGACCCGCCCCGCCGGCTACCGCACCGCCGCCCGTCTGGTCCGCCTCGCGGACCGGCTGGGCATCCCGGTGCTGACCCTCGTGGACACCCCGGGCGCCGCCAGCGACGCGGAGGCGGAGCGGCAGGGCGCGGGCGCCGCGATCGCGGACCTGTTCGGGGCCGTGGCGGGCGCCCGCACCCCGGTGACCACGCTGGTGATCGGTGAGGGCGGCTCCGGCGGCGCGCTGGCGCTGGCCGCGCCCGGCAACACCTGGGCCACCCCGGACAGTTACTTCTCGGTGATCGCGCCGGAGCTCGCGGCGGCCATCCTCAAGCGGCCGCCGCGCGAGGTGGAGGCGACGGCGGACCAGCTCCGCATCCGGCCGCAGGATCTGGTGGAGCTGGGGGTGATCCGGGGGACCGTCGGACCGTGAGTTCCCGGTGGCTACCCCTCACATCATCAAGTACCGTCCGTCACAACGAGAATGCCCAACGCAAGGACGACGGGGGTGCCGTGGACGGGTTGGTCGAGTTCAGAACCGGTGACGGTGCGGTGGTCACGGTCGAGGCGGCGGAGGAGCGGTCCGGCTCCCGCCTGGTCTCCAGAGGCGACGGTACGGTCCAGGCGACCCGCACGTTCGAGGGCGCCCTGGACGGGGTCCGGGCCGCCGCGGAGTCCGCGCTGCGGGTGTTCCGCGACGGGTCCCTGAAGCCGGACGGCGTGGAGATCGAGTTCGGGGTCAAACTGTCCGCCGAGACGGGCGCGTTCATCGCCAAGGGCACCGCCGAGGGCCACCTGGTGGTCAGACTGACCTGGTCCCCGGCCGGCCCGGAGGCAAGCCCCGTCTCATGAACAGCGCCGAGTGGCACGCCCGGATCGAGTTACGGGGCCGGGTGGCCGGAGCGGGGTTCCTGGTCGCGCCCGGCACGGTACTGACGTGCGCCCACGTCGTGGGCGACGGCGAAGGCCTGGCCGTCAGCTTCACGGAGCGGCCCGGCTCCCCGCCCGTGCCCGCCCGGGTGGTGGCCCACGGCGGCTGGACCGGTTCCAGCACGGACCTCGGCGACCTCGCCGTGCTGGAACTCGACCGGGAGGTGCCCATCGCCCCGGCCGCCCTGGCCCCGGTCGACGCCGCGCACGGCACCACACCGCGCAAGCTCGTCGTCTACGGCTTCCCGGCCGGCTTCGACGAGGGCACCCTCGCCGAATACCGCGTCACCGCACCCCAGTTGATCAAACGGGAGTGGATCCAGCTGGAGGCCTGGCACCCGGGCGGCCAGCCCCTGGCCCCCGGCTTCAGCGGGGCCGCCGTCACCCTGGCCGACACCGGCGAGGTCGTCGGCATGGTCACCGCGGCGGCCGGCAGCCGGGACGTGCGCACCGGCCGGATGATGCCCACCCAGGTCATGGCCCGGTACTGGCCCGCGCTCCAGGGCCTGGTCCCCACCTCGGACCACACCACCGCCGACCGGGCCCGGTTGCGTGCCCTGGTCGAGAAGGCGGCCCGCGCGGGCGTGGACTGCGACCCGGTACGGCTCTACACGGCGGCGGCCGACCCGTTCGATCCGCCGCCGCCCGAGGAGGGGTTCGACTCGCTGTGGTCGGCGGCCCTGTTCGTGCTGTGCGAACTGGACGGCCCGGGCGCCGCGCGGACGGTGTCCCGGTTCGCCGACCGCCTTGAGGCACTGCTGCACACCCCGGCCGCGGAGCCGTCGGCGCCCGACTGGTCGCCCATCCTCGTCGAGCTCGGGCACAGCGGGGCGGGCGACGGCCTGGTCCGCGTCGAGGTGTCCGCGTACAGCGAGGGGCGGCGGCACCCGGTGGACTCCGGCACGGTCGAGCAGCACCGGCTGCGCGCCTACGTCCAGGACCGTATCGAGGCGGCCTTCCGGTATCTGACGCCCGGCGCCGACGAGTTGGTCGCCTTCGCGCTGCCCCGGGACTGGCTGGACTGGCCCGTCGACCGCTGGGAGAGCGCGCCCGACGACGCCACGCCGCTCGGCTGCGTCTACCCGCTGGTCGTCACCGACCACGCCCGGCGCAAGGCCAGCACCCGGCATGTCCTGACCCGGGCCTGGAAGCGCTTGGACTCCTTGCCGGGCGCGCGGATGCACCGCGTGGAGTGCGGCGGCCCGGAGGAGCCCGGGCGGCTGCGGATGCGGCTGCGGCGGCCCGACGCCTGCCTCGCCGGGTTCGGCACCGCCCCGGCCGCCTCCCGCACCCGGCCGCAGTTCGACATCTCGCTCACCGCGCCGGCCCCGGTGATCGTGTGGTCGCGCGACGGCTGCGGTTCGGGGCAGGAGGACTGCTCCGGAGCGGACGGCTGCACCGGCAAGGCCTTCCTCGACGCGCTCGACGCCTGCCTCACGGCCGTACCGCCCGCCGAACTCCCCCGCCGGATCCTGGCCCTGCGCGAGGAGGCCGACGCCGAGGAGGACCACTGGGCCCACGGCATCCAGCTGCTGTGGGACGACCCGCGCGTCTTCACCGACCCGCACGCCGTCGCCGCGGCCCACGCCCGGACCCCGGTGGCCTGACCCACCGCGGGCACGGCCCGGCGCCCTTGAGGAACACCAGCTCGAAAACGGAGAGCGGAGACCATCCCCCATGCCGCACTGGTCCGTCTACACCGGCAGGAACGAGCCGCACGACGGCATCGACCACCTCCCCGCCCCACCGCCCTGGCGTGCCTTCGACGGCGGGCCCGCGCTGCCGCCGCCCCACGACAGCGACGACGCGACGGCCGTCTCGCCCGACCGCGTGCACCGGGCGAAGTCCTACGTGGCCACCCCGGAGAGCGTCCGGCTCGTCAACGCCGCGCTCTGCCTGCGCCGCCCCCTGCTCGTCACCGGCCCGCCCGGCACCGGCAAGTCCTCGCTCGCGTACGCGGTGGCGCGCGAGTTGCGCCTCGGCCCGGTCCTGCGCTGGAACATCACCAGCCGCAGCACCCTCGCCGACGGCCTCTACCAGTACGACCCGCTGTCCCGGCTGTACGCGGCCCGGGAGCGGCGGGACGGGCCCGGCCGTGCCGCCGGTGACGTCGAGGACCACCTGCGCCTCGGCCCGCTCGGCACGGCCCTGCTCCCCTACGACCGGCCCCGCGCCCTGCTCGTCGACGAGATCGACAAGAGCGACCTCGACCTGCCGAACGACCTGCTGAACGTGCTGGAGGAGGGCCAGTACGAGATCCCGGAACTCGTCCGTGCCGCCCGCCACTTCGGCGACGGCGCGGCCGAGGTCCTCGCGGACGGCACGGACACCCCGGTCACCGTCCACCGCGGCCGGGTGCGCTGCAGGGCCTTCCCGTTCGTCGTGCTGACCAGCAACGGCGAACGCGAGTTCCCGCCCGCCTTCCTGCGCCGCTGCGTCCGGCTGAAGCTGCGCCGCCCCGACCGGGACCAGCTCACCGACATCGTCCGCGCCCACCTCGACACGCCGGACGGTCACGCGGACCGGCTGATCAACCGCTTCCTGGAGCGGGCGAGCGGCGGCGAACTCGCCACCGACCAGCTGCTGAACGCCCTCTATCTCACGGGAGTCGCGGGCCTCGACGCCGAGTCCCGCGACGACCTCGCCGAGCAGCTGATGCCGTACCTCAGCGCGACGGCCGACGGCGATGGTTTCTGACCACGGCCCCGGGCCGTCCCCGGTCGCCCGGCTGGCCGCGGCCCTGTCCGCGGCCGGTGCGCCGCCGACGCCGCGGGAGCTGGCCGAACTGCTGTGGCTGGCCGCCCAGTTGGAGCCGGACCGGCCGGAAGAGGAGCCGTCGGGGGAGCCGGGCGAGGGCGACACCCCGTCCGCACACGAGGGAAGCGCCCCCGCGGAGGCGGAAACCCCCGCCCCCGTGCCCCCACAACCGGAGCCGGAGTCGGTCCCCCACACCCCCGACCGCGTCCCGCTGGCCCTGCCCGCCGCACGCTCCCCGCACCACCGGCACGACTCCCCGGGCGGTGGCGGGTCCCCCCTCCTCGCCCCCGCGCCCGCGATGCTGCCCCACCCCCTCGCGCTCCAGCGCGCCCTGCGCCCGCTGAAGCGCAAGGTGCCCTCCCCGCACGTCCGGGTCCTGGACGAGCGGGCGACGGCCGACCGCATCGCCCGGCTCGGCGCCCACCCCGACGTGTGGTTCCCGGTCCTGCGCCCGGCCCCCGACCGCTGGCTGCGCCTGAACCTCGTGCACGACACCGGCCCCACCATGCCGGTCTGGCGCCCCCTGGTGCGCGAACTGCACACCGCGCTCGCCCAGTCGGGCATCTTCCGTACGGTCACCCTGCACCCGGCGACCCCGGACGGCCGGGCCCGCCACGTCCCCGTCCTCGACGACGGCCGCACCGTCACCCTCGTGATCAGCGACTGCATGGGCCCGCAGTGGCGTCCGGGCGAGGCGGGCGACCGCTGGTACCGCACCCTGCGCCACTGGGCCCGCCACCTGCCGCTCGCCGTGGTCCAGCCCCTCCCGGAACACCTCTGGTCCACCACCGCGCTCCCCGCCGAGCCGGGTCTGCTCGCCTCCCCGTCCACGGCGGCCCCCTCGGCGACACTCGCCTTCACCCCCTACGAAGCCGCACCACCCCCCGACCAGGCCCTCCCCATTCCGGTTCTGGAACCGGGCGCCCCTTGGCTCGCCCACTGGGCGGCCCTGGTCGCCGACCCGGGCGGCACCCGCACCCCCGGCGCGGCGGCCTGGCTGCCGCCTTCCCCGGCACCGCCCGCCGAACCGACCCCCGACATCGCCTCGTCCTCCCCTGAGGACTTGGTCCTGCGCTTCCGCGCGACCGCGTCCCCGGAGGCCTTCCGCCTCGCCGGGCACCTCGCCCTGGCGGTCCCCTCGGTCCCGGTGATGCGCCTGGTCCAGCGCACCGTGGACCGCGACCCGCGCCCCCAGCACCTGGCCGAGGTGATCCTCAGCGGCATGCTCACCTCCGTCCCCGGCCCACCCGGCTCCTACGAGTTCCGCCCCGGCGTACGGGAGTTGCTCCTGCGCTCCCTCCCCCGCACGACCCGCAGCCGCACCCGCGAGTTCCTCGAACAGGTCGGGGGCCTGATCGACGAACGGGCGGGCCTCGCGGCCGGCGAGTTCCGCGCCGAGACGACGGGCGAACGCGACGACTCAGGCACGACGTTCGCGACGGTGAGCGAGGAGA
The genomic region above belongs to Streptomyces coeruleorubidus and contains:
- a CDS encoding SLC13 family permease, with translation MSPELISILVLVVVFVIATTRSVNMGALAFAAAFGVGGLVAGLDADGIFAGFPGDLFVVLVGVTYLFAIARANGTTDWLVHAAVRLVRGRVALIPWVMFALTGALTAIGAVSPAAVAIVAPIALSFAARYGISPLLMGAMVVHGAQAGGFSPISIYGSIVNGIVERENLPGNEVVLFLSSLAANLVIAGVVFVVCGGMKLRGHIAAGSRAAGAARVGAAAPRSAGLRTHPTPATTPSTESTNLTPPRIATLTSLLALVVAVLVFDLDAGLTAITLAVILSTTWPEDSRKAVGEIAWPTVLLICGVLTYVGVLDEMGTITWAGEGVGNIGVPLLAAVLLCYIGALVSAFASSVGIMGALIPLAVPFLERGEIGAVGMVAALAVSATVVDVSPFSTNGALVLAAAPDVDRERFFRQLMVYGGIVVAVVPAAAWLVMVVPGWG
- a CDS encoding acyl-CoA synthetase, which translates into the protein MTPLFPALTEAPADRPALRFGERSLTYAQLAAAAGALTGRIGEATRVAVWATPTMETAVAVVAALLAGVPAVPLNPKSGEKELGHILSDSAPDLVLTAPDDQLPAPVRDLPRLDVDVHGTGPVPEDHADDEDPALIVYTSGTTGPPKGAVIPRRAIASTLDALADAWQWTGDDVLVHGLPLFHVHGLVLGTLGPLRRGGSVRHLGRFTTQGVARELNAGATMLFGVPTMYHRIAEAVTGDPELVKALTGARLLVSGSAALPVHDHGRIATATGRRVIERYGMTETLMNTSVRADGEARPGTVGVPLPGVELRLVEEDGSEVTASDGETVGEIQVRGPNLFTEYLNRPDATAAAFTADGWFRTGDMAVRDPDGYVRIVGRKATDLIKSGGYKIGAGEIENALLEHPGVREAAVTGEPDPDLGERIVAWIVPAEPQSPPSLEELADHVARRLAPHKRPRVVHHLDALPRNDMGKIMKRALPHG
- a CDS encoding carboxyl transferase domain-containing protein encodes the protein MAERLSATARLSARAVVDALADDSTFTELPVPIRESQPDGPLAWPGYDAARARAAERTGEQESVVCGAARVGGTRAVLIAFEFGFLGGSLGERTGDRLEAVYTYAREHRLPVVPLVATGGSRMQEGMLALSQLQRVARESALTGEAGLAQIAVLRDPTTGGGWATLGAGADVVLALPGAQVGFAGSRVRPADADPAAYTAEAQVVAGAADAVVRPQELRETLGRWLRLLTCSSTTPAPPPEPLGADAGLPATGWDAVRRARSPRRPRAAAYLDAYFSDRAAISGDRCGGTDPDGMLCGFGTHEGRTVAYAAQTGTATRPAGYRTAARLVRLADRLGIPVLTLVDTPGAASDAEAERQGAGAAIADLFGAVAGARTPVTTLVIGEGGSGGALALAAPGNTWATPDSYFSVIAPELAAAILKRPPREVEATADQLRIRPQDLVELGVIRGTVGP
- a CDS encoding CU044_2847 family protein, whose amino-acid sequence is MDGLVEFRTGDGAVVTVEAAEERSGSRLVSRGDGTVQATRTFEGALDGVRAAAESALRVFRDGSLKPDGVEIEFGVKLSAETGAFIAKGTAEGHLVVRLTWSPAGPEASPVS
- a CDS encoding trypsin-like peptidase domain-containing protein, whose amino-acid sequence is MNSAEWHARIELRGRVAGAGFLVAPGTVLTCAHVVGDGEGLAVSFTERPGSPPVPARVVAHGGWTGSSTDLGDLAVLELDREVPIAPAALAPVDAAHGTTPRKLVVYGFPAGFDEGTLAEYRVTAPQLIKREWIQLEAWHPGGQPLAPGFSGAAVTLADTGEVVGMVTAAAGSRDVRTGRMMPTQVMARYWPALQGLVPTSDHTTADRARLRALVEKAARAGVDCDPVRLYTAAADPFDPPPPEEGFDSLWSAALFVLCELDGPGAARTVSRFADRLEALLHTPAAEPSAPDWSPILVELGHSGAGDGLVRVEVSAYSEGRRHPVDSGTVEQHRLRAYVQDRIEAAFRYLTPGADELVAFALPRDWLDWPVDRWESAPDDATPLGCVYPLVVTDHARRKASTRHVLTRAWKRLDSLPGARMHRVECGGPEEPGRLRMRLRRPDACLAGFGTAPAASRTRPQFDISLTAPAPVIVWSRDGCGSGQEDCSGADGCTGKAFLDALDACLTAVPPAELPRRILALREEADAEEDHWAHGIQLLWDDPRVFTDPHAVAAAHARTPVA
- a CDS encoding AAA family ATPase produces the protein MPHWSVYTGRNEPHDGIDHLPAPPPWRAFDGGPALPPPHDSDDATAVSPDRVHRAKSYVATPESVRLVNAALCLRRPLLVTGPPGTGKSSLAYAVARELRLGPVLRWNITSRSTLADGLYQYDPLSRLYAARERRDGPGRAAGDVEDHLRLGPLGTALLPYDRPRALLVDEIDKSDLDLPNDLLNVLEEGQYEIPELVRAARHFGDGAAEVLADGTDTPVTVHRGRVRCRAFPFVVLTSNGEREFPPAFLRRCVRLKLRRPDRDQLTDIVRAHLDTPDGHADRLINRFLERASGGELATDQLLNALYLTGVAGLDAESRDDLAEQLMPYLSATADGDGF